AGAGAAGCAGCAGTGAGAGAAGAAACTGCAAGAGAAGAAGCAGCGAGAGAAGAAGCTGCAAGAGAAGAAGCAGCGAGAGAAGAAACTGGTGAAGTTTAGATATTTGATTAAATACTTACAAATCTGGGTCATGGAATGAGGGGTCTACTTATGAGATTGAAACCAGTGAGAATGACACATTAACTTGTTCTTGCATATGAAATTGAAGCCAGTGAGAATGGCAACATTAACTTATTCTGTATGCATTAACTTATTAGATATTCTTTCTTGCTTCCATTGGTTTTTGCTACAGTAGACGGAGTTAAGAAACTTGATTCGGATGGAATGGAACACACCATTTTATGGGTGTCCAATGCATGTTCTAATGCAGAAGTTAAAGCACCTTCAAGGTGTATTAAAAGTCTGGAACAAAAATGTCTTTGGGTACTTAATCTAGTTGTAGCCAAGGCGATCCATGATTTGGAGGTTATTTAGCAGAAATTGATTGTTGAGGGGCATTCTGATGAGCTACACGTCCTATGAAAGCTGCGAATAAAGGGGTGAAGGTGCTAGGGGATCAGCATATTTATGAAATGGGAACTAAAGGGGATGCAAACACGAAAGTCCTTCATAAGGGCGCCAAGGTTAGAACTTGATGGAGAACTGGCAGTTTATCATGAGTATTGAGCATATCGTGAGCTATTTTAATGGTCTGTATGCGGGTGCTTCAGACTGTGCAAAATAACTTTATTTCTAGGCATGTGGAGGCTTGTGTTACAACAGGTGAAAATGCCATTACACTTGCGCCTGATATGCAAGATGTTAGAGACGCAGTCTTTGCGATGAATGCTCCTGGGCCCGATGGATTTGAGGCATCCGTTTAACTAGCTCTCCATCAGATTCAAGTTCTAATCTTGGCCCAGATGTATATTCTACCAAAAATACAGAAATCAATTTtctaccaaaataaaaaaaaaaaattatcaaaaaaaaaatttctaccAAAAATAATTTGACAGTTTGGGAGCAGCATGTATATTCTTTATTTGTCATTTGTCAAAGGATTTTCTATATATTTTGGAGTTTCCATTTATTTTAAGATCAGAATATATTTTATATACATAGAAAAAATTCAATGGAGTGAGCACTGAGCACTATATAGTGTGCGCGTCGTTACACAGATACTAAGTTGTTCTTGATAAATCTCAGTAATGGGGAGTGTTTCAAAGATTAGGAGCAGCAACAATGTCGAAATTGTTCTTGTTTATATGTTCGTGTTTTTTCTATTGGTTCAGAATTGTTCATCAGCAGTCCTCCGCTATATTCATGTGCATGTAGTTAATGATTTGGGTGAAAATATAGATCTGAAAATGCACTGCAAAGAAAAAAACGGGTTTCTTGGTGATAGATTGCTACATTATAAGGAGGACTACAAGTGGCAGTTTATTGGAGATGTTTTTCGTAGAAAATTATATTGGTGCTGGATGCAATGGTATGACAGTTCAGCTGGGCATTGGGTTCAAGG
This DNA window, taken from Papaver somniferum cultivar HN1 chromosome 3, ASM357369v1, whole genome shotgun sequence, encodes the following:
- the LOC113359476 gene encoding S-protein homolog 5-like translates to MGSVSKIRSSNNVEIVLVYMFVFFLLVQNCSSAVLRYIHVHVVNDLGENIDLKMHCKEKNGFLGDRLLHYKEDYKWQFIGDVFRRKLYWCWMQWYDSSAGHWVQGDFEFYNAESYWPICRLNCEWSVRKDGVYRYSHQLRPWDWERIYSW